The following is a genomic window from Polaribacter atrinae.
CCCAGATTTAGCACAAAAAGGAGATATTACAGAAAAAGATTTAGCAGGGTTTTTATTTGATAGTTTGCGTACTAAAGTAATGACTTTGGCTGATGAGGTTATTGTATATCCTGCACACGGAGCTGGTTCTGCTTGTGGTAAAAACTTAAGTAAAGAAACGGTAGGTACTATTGGTAATCAAAAAGAAACCAATTATGCTTTAAGAGCAAACATGACTAAAGAAGAGTTTGTAAAAGAAGTAACTGATGGTTTATTGCCTCCTCCAGCTTACTTTCCTTTAAATGTAAAGCTGAATAAAGAAGGGTATAAAAGTATTGATGAGGTTATCAAAAATAGTGAAAAGCCATTATCTGTTAAAGATTTTGAAATTATTGCAAATGAAACAGGTGCAGTTATTTTAGATGTTCGTCATCAAACGGAGTTTGTAAAAGGCTTTATTCCGCAATCTATTTTTATTGGTATCGATGGTGGTTTTGCTCCTTGGGTTGGTGCATTGATTAAAGATATTAAGCAACCAATTTTGTTGGTCGCTCCAGAAGGAAGAGAAGAAGATACCATTACGCGTTTATCTAGAGTTGGTTTCGATAATGTTTTAGGATATTTAGAAGGTAGTTTTGATGCTTGGCAAAAAGCAGGTAAAGAAATAGATACATTAACCTCTGTTTCTGTTCAGGTTTTAGAAGATAAAATCAAAGAAAATGCGGTAGTTTTTGATGCTAGAAAACCTGGAGAATATGCAAGTGAACATATTGTAGGAGTTAAAAATACTCCGTTAGATTTTTTAAATGATCATATTTCTGAGTTTCCAGAAAAAGGAGATTTCTACGTGTATTGTGGTGGAGGTTATCGCTCTGTAATTGCAGCTTCTATCTTAAAAGCAAGAGGTATTCACAATGTAATTGATGTTGCAGGTGGTTATGCTGCCATAAGAAATTCTAATATAGAAAGATCAGCAGCTGTTTGTCCTTCAACTTTAAAATAAAAAATGAAGAAAAATGTTTTATGCCTTTTATTGATGAGTTTCTTTTTTATGAATTGCAGCTCGCAAGTAGAAGTAAAATCAATTTCTACAAAGGAATTAAAAGAATTACTTTCTAAAGAAAAAATTCAATTAATGGATGTTAGAACACCAAAAGAAATTAAAGAAGGTGCAATAGCAACGGCCACTTTTTCAAACTATTTTGATACTAATTTTAAAGAGAAAGCTTCTGAGATATTAGATAAATCTAAACCAGTTTACTTATACTGTAGAAGCGGCAATAGAAGCGAGAAAGCCTCTAAAATACTTCAGGAAAATGGTTATGAAGTCTACAATGTTTTAGGAGGATATAACAAATGGAAACAAGAAAACTAAATTTAATTAGAAACTCTAGAAGTAGATAATAAAAACAGGGTTTTACACAACGTAAAAACTATTGTTTGTTATACTATTGATAGAATAGATTCTTAACGTTAAAAAACACATAAAAAAGAGAGAACAAGAGCTTTACATAAGGTTTTTGTTCTCTCTTTTTTGTATTTTAGTTTCATATAAAACAGACAAGTTTGAGCATTTATAAATTAGTTTTTCTTACATTTTTTTTATCAATGGTAACAAGCTTAAACGCTCAGTATTCTGCAGAGTTTTTAAGATATAATAAAGCGCATCCAGAAGCTGCAAGAGTTCGTTTACAGCAAGAAACTACTATTGCAATAACCGTTGTAAATGATAGTTTACAAATAGATCAAGCGTTTTTTGAGGAAGATTTGTATTTAAATGATGCTGCCACCTATAACTCTAAGAATACTTTAAATTTCTCTGCCTTTTTTGAATTAAAGAACATAGAAGCTTCTTCTTTTTCTTTTGACAATAATGAATATGTAGAAAATAAAGTAGAAAAATTTACTAAAAAAGATGAATTAAATCAGTCTTTTCATGATGATTCTACATTGTTAAATTTTGTATATCCAAATTTAAAAAAAGGGTCTAAATCGATTTTGAAATATTCTCAGAGAATTAAAAACCCTCGTTTTTTAACTCCTTTTTATTTTGGTGATTATTTTCCTGTTCAAAAAAACAAAGTCACTATTATTGTTGATGAAAATGTGCATTTAGAATTTAAGAAATTTAATATTGTTGATGATAATATTCAGTTTACCGAAGCTAAAAAAGGTGATAAGGTAATTTATACATGGGTTTTAAATAATCAACAGGAATATGATTTTGAGTCAAATACACCCAGTTACAAAACTATTTTACCGCACATTGTACCAATTATCACTTCTTATAAAATTAAAGGTGAAAATATTAAGTTATTAGGTAAGGTTTCAGATTTATACACTTGGTATTATTCTTTGGTAGAAAATGTAAATACAGAAGCACCAGCTAAAGAATTGGTAGACTTGGTTTCTAAAATTACAGCAGATAAAAAAACGGATCTAGAAAAAGTGAAATCCATTTATTATTGGACGCAGCAAAACATAAAATACATTGCTTTTGAGTATGCCTTAGGTGGCTTTATTCCGAGAGAATCGAATGAGGTGTTTAGAAAGAAATATGGCGATTGTAAAGACAATTCGAGTATACTTTATAGCATGTTAGAAATTGCAGGTGTTAAAGGAAATTTAACATGGATTGGTACAAGAAGCATTCCGTATACGTATGATGAGGTGCCAACACCCGTTGTAGATAATCACATGATTCTCTCTTATGAGAACAACGGAAAAACCTATTATTTAGATGCTACAGGTAGGTATATTAAATTCGGAACTCCAACTTCATTTATTCAAGGTAAAGAAGCGTTGGTAGGTTATGGAAAAGATTTTAAGATTAAAACGGTGCCCATTATAGCTGCGAAAGAAAATGCAATTATAGATGTAACTAATATTAAAATTGAAAACGGTAGTGTTTTTGGATCTTCTAAAACAACGATTTCTGGGTATCCAAAAATTGATATTTTTCATACGTTAGAATCTGGAAACTCAGAAACTAAGTTGAAGAAATTCTATAAAAGTGCGTTTGAGAAAGGGAATAATACTTTTCAAATCAATAATTTTAAAGAAACGAATAAGTATCATTATGATAATGATTTTATTGTGGATTATGATTTTGAAATTAAGAATTATGCTAAAAATTTGGGTGATGAAATTTATATCAACCTAAATTTGAATAAAGAGATTTCTTTCTATAAAACGGATAAAAACCGAAAGAATGCGATAGAATATGAGTATCAAAAACAGTATAATTATACCACTAAATTAGAAATTCCGGTAGGTTATAAAGTAGATTATGTGCCAGAATCAGTAACTGTTTCTAACGATTTATTGACTTGTAAAATTACGTATCAAATAAAGGGAAATGAGGTGGTTTATGAGCATGAAATTGAATTAAACTTCTTAGTTTTATCAACAGAACAACAAAAAGAAGTGAACAAAGAGATTCAAAAAATAGAAAGAAATTATAAAGAAATTGTAGTTTTAAAAAAAGAATAAAGCAGAATTATGAAGATTAAAATAAACCTATTAATAGCCTTGTTATT
Proteins encoded in this region:
- a CDS encoding MBL fold metallo-hydrolase codes for the protein MIIEQIYTGCLAQGAYYIESNGEVAIIDPLREVQDYIDSAAKNNAKIKYIFETHFHADFVSGHVTLAEKTGADIVFGPTAETNFNAIIAEDNQVFKVGDITITVLHTPGHTMESTCYLLKDENGKDHALFSGDTLFLGDVGRPDLAQKGDITEKDLAGFLFDSLRTKVMTLADEVIVYPAHGAGSACGKNLSKETVGTIGNQKETNYALRANMTKEEFVKEVTDGLLPPPAYFPLNVKLNKEGYKSIDEVIKNSEKPLSVKDFEIIANETGAVILDVRHQTEFVKGFIPQSIFIGIDGGFAPWVGALIKDIKQPILLVAPEGREEDTITRLSRVGFDNVLGYLEGSFDAWQKAGKEIDTLTSVSVQVLEDKIKENAVVFDARKPGEYASEHIVGVKNTPLDFLNDHISEFPEKGDFYVYCGGGYRSVIAASILKARGIHNVIDVAGGYAAIRNSNIERSAAVCPSTLK
- a CDS encoding rhodanese-like domain-containing protein, whose translation is MKKNVLCLLLMSFFFMNCSSQVEVKSISTKELKELLSKEKIQLMDVRTPKEIKEGAIATATFSNYFDTNFKEKASEILDKSKPVYLYCRSGNRSEKASKILQENGYEVYNVLGGYNKWKQEN
- a CDS encoding transglutaminase domain-containing protein; its protein translation is MVTSLNAQYSAEFLRYNKAHPEAARVRLQQETTIAITVVNDSLQIDQAFFEEDLYLNDAATYNSKNTLNFSAFFELKNIEASSFSFDNNEYVENKVEKFTKKDELNQSFHDDSTLLNFVYPNLKKGSKSILKYSQRIKNPRFLTPFYFGDYFPVQKNKVTIIVDENVHLEFKKFNIVDDNIQFTEAKKGDKVIYTWVLNNQQEYDFESNTPSYKTILPHIVPIITSYKIKGENIKLLGKVSDLYTWYYSLVENVNTEAPAKELVDLVSKITADKKTDLEKVKSIYYWTQQNIKYIAFEYALGGFIPRESNEVFRKKYGDCKDNSSILYSMLEIAGVKGNLTWIGTRSIPYTYDEVPTPVVDNHMILSYENNGKTYYLDATGRYIKFGTPTSFIQGKEALVGYGKDFKIKTVPIIAAKENAIIDVTNIKIENGSVFGSSKTTISGYPKIDIFHTLESGNSETKLKKFYKSAFEKGNNTFQINNFKETNKYHYDNDFIVDYDFEIKNYAKNLGDEIYINLNLNKEISFYKTDKNRKNAIEYEYQKQYNYTTKLEIPVGYKVDYVPESVTVSNDLLTCKITYQIKGNEVVYEHEIELNFLVLSTEQQKEVNKEIQKIERNYKEIVVLKKE